A region from the Rhodothermales bacterium genome encodes:
- a CDS encoding DUF4397 domain-containing protein yields the protein MSNFYSASRGALAALSVALLFFAATPAWAQTFTADLAGANEVPPVDTDASGAVEAVLDGLSLTVSGSFEGLETDFNTAVGAHIHRGAADANGPVIFPLDPTLDGDNRGGTFEPGNNSFTLTQAQADDLAAGLYYVNVHSVGNPSGEVRGQLLEAAGGARLQVIHNAADPGAAVVDVYVEEVSTEEPFIDDFAFRTATPYVTVPAGVALTVTVAPGNSNNADDGLASFEYTLEEGETYQLIANGVLDPSQFEANPSGEPIAFTLFVNGAGQEDSDTAGEIQLNVVHGATDAPAVDVIARDVATLVDGATYGDLTGYIGVPEGRYLLDVTPDEANDVIVATFEADLRGAAGAALTVLASGFLSPDNDQNGEAFGLLAVFADGTTALLPQLTDARVQVIHNAADPAAAVVDIYIEEVSTDEPAIGDLAFRAATPFIDLPANTTLSITVAPGDSDSADDGLATFPVVLLPGATYSVIANGVLDPSQFEANPSGEPIAFTLFVDDDAQEASTEEDEVQFSVVHGATDAPTVDVIARDVATLVDDATYGDITDYIGVPAGAYTLDVTLADGTTVAATFAADLSGAAGVALTVLASGFLSPENDQNGPAFGLLAVFPDGTTALLPIGAVSNEDGAVSPTAFTLRGAYPNPVQAATTVQFDLGTDARVSVEVFDVLGRRVLQTAPALKAAGTAQEVRIDAGSLPSGAYLYRLTAETAADTLVQSGRLTVIR from the coding sequence ATGTCTAACTTCTACTCTGCATCTCGCGGGGCGCTCGCTGCACTCTCCGTCGCGCTCCTCTTCTTCGCTGCGACCCCGGCATGGGCGCAGACGTTCACCGCCGATCTCGCCGGGGCGAACGAAGTCCCGCCCGTCGACACCGACGCCTCCGGCGCGGTCGAGGCCGTGCTCGACGGGCTTTCGCTGACGGTGAGCGGCAGCTTCGAAGGGCTCGAGACCGACTTCAACACGGCCGTCGGCGCCCACATCCACCGGGGCGCCGCCGACGCGAACGGTCCCGTCATCTTCCCGCTCGACCCGACGCTCGACGGGGACAATCGCGGCGGCACGTTCGAGCCTGGCAACAACTCGTTCACGCTGACGCAGGCGCAGGCCGACGACCTCGCGGCAGGGCTGTACTACGTCAACGTCCACTCGGTCGGGAATCCGAGCGGCGAAGTTCGCGGCCAGCTCCTCGAAGCCGCTGGTGGCGCGCGCTTGCAGGTGATCCACAACGCCGCCGACCCCGGCGCCGCCGTCGTCGACGTCTACGTCGAGGAGGTCAGCACCGAGGAGCCGTTCATCGACGACTTCGCCTTCCGCACCGCCACGCCGTACGTGACCGTACCGGCCGGCGTCGCGCTGACCGTAACCGTCGCGCCCGGCAATTCCAACAACGCCGATGACGGGCTCGCGTCCTTCGAGTACACGCTCGAAGAGGGCGAGACGTATCAGCTCATCGCGAACGGCGTGCTCGACCCGAGCCAGTTCGAGGCGAACCCGAGCGGGGAGCCGATTGCCTTCACGCTCTTCGTCAACGGAGCGGGGCAGGAGGACAGCGACACGGCCGGCGAGATTCAACTCAACGTCGTCCACGGCGCGACCGACGCGCCGGCGGTCGACGTGATCGCCCGCGACGTGGCGACGCTCGTCGACGGCGCGACGTACGGCGACCTCACCGGGTACATCGGCGTGCCTGAAGGCCGCTACCTACTCGATGTCACGCCCGACGAGGCCAACGACGTGATCGTCGCGACGTTCGAAGCGGACCTCCGTGGCGCGGCGGGTGCGGCGCTGACCGTCCTCGCCTCCGGCTTCCTCTCGCCCGACAACGATCAGAACGGTGAAGCCTTCGGCCTGCTCGCCGTCTTCGCCGATGGCACGACGGCGCTCCTGCCGCAGCTCACCGATGCCCGCGTGCAGGTGATCCACAACGCCGCCGACCCCGCTGCGGCCGTCGTCGATATCTACATCGAAGAGGTGAGCACGGATGAGCCCGCGATCGGCGACCTCGCCTTCCGCGCCGCCACGCCGTTCATCGACCTGCCGGCGAACACGACGCTCTCGATCACGGTAGCGCCGGGCGACTCGGACAGCGCCGACGATGGGCTCGCGACGTTCCCCGTCGTCCTCCTTCCGGGTGCGACGTACTCGGTGATCGCGAACGGCGTGCTCGATCCGAGCCAGTTCGAAGCGAACCCGTCGGGCGAGCCGATTGCGTTCACGCTCTTCGTGGACGACGACGCGCAGGAAGCGTCGACGGAAGAAGACGAGGTGCAGTTCAGCGTCGTCCACGGCGCCACCGACGCGCCGACCGTCGACGTGATCGCCCGCGACGTGGCGACGCTCGTCGACGACGCGACGTACGGCGACATCACGGACTACATCGGCGTCCCGGCCGGCGCGTACACGCTCGACGTGACGCTCGCCGACGGCACGACGGTCGCGGCCACGTTCGCCGCCGACCTCAGCGGTGCGGCCGGCGTAGCGCTGACCGTGCTTGCCTCGGGCTTCCTCTCGCCGGAGAACGACCAGAACGGCCCGGCCTTCGGCCTGCTCGCCGTCTTCCCCGACGGCACGACGGCGCTGCTGCCGATAGGTGCCGTGTCGAACGAGGACGGAGCCGTATCGCCGACGGCGTTCACGCTCCGCGGCGCGTATCCGAACCCGGTGCAGGCCGCGACGACGGTGCAGTTCGATCTCGGCACAGACGCCCGCGTCAGCGTCGAAGTCTTCGACGTGCTCGGACGGCGGGTGCTGCAGACCGCGCCCGCACTGAAGGCAGCCGGCACGGCGCAGGAGGTCCGGATCGACG
- a CDS encoding fasciclin domain-containing protein, which produces MTHLRFHRLLTLLLLPVFAFSFAACDSDDADDDDGQTIVEVAQATPDLSTLVTTLQAAELVSTLNGNGPFTVFAPVNSAFAALDQDQVARLLASGNQALLQKVLTYHVIPGRILAADLTDGQTVTTVEGSTLTIDLDGGASVNGVEIVQTDIEASNGVVHLISGVLTQNLDVTDVAVLQGFDTLVAALGAAGLVDDLQGDGPFTVFAPTEQAFADLLAALNVTAEELLARDDLDDILLYHVVEGEAFASDLSDGQVLTTLGGGTLTVDITGSTVSLVGANNTVTVVVPNVDVSNGVIHAIDAVLLP; this is translated from the coding sequence ATGACCCACCTACGATTCCACCGCCTCCTCACGCTGCTCTTGCTTCCCGTCTTCGCCTTCAGCTTCGCCGCGTGCGACAGCGACGACGCCGATGACGACGACGGGCAGACGATTGTCGAGGTCGCGCAGGCCACGCCCGACCTCAGCACGCTCGTCACCACGCTTCAAGCCGCCGAGCTCGTCTCCACCCTCAACGGCAACGGCCCGTTCACCGTCTTCGCCCCGGTCAACAGCGCCTTCGCCGCGCTCGACCAGGACCAGGTCGCCCGGCTCCTCGCCTCCGGCAACCAGGCCCTCCTCCAGAAGGTGCTGACCTACCACGTCATCCCCGGCCGCATCCTCGCCGCCGACCTCACCGACGGACAGACCGTCACGACCGTCGAGGGCAGCACGCTCACGATCGACCTCGACGGCGGCGCGAGCGTCAACGGCGTCGAGATCGTTCAGACCGACATCGAGGCCTCGAACGGCGTCGTCCACCTCATCAGCGGCGTGCTGACGCAGAACCTCGACGTCACGGACGTGGCGGTGCTGCAGGGCTTTGACACGCTCGTCGCGGCGCTCGGCGCGGCCGGCCTCGTCGACGACCTCCAGGGCGACGGCCCGTTCACGGTCTTTGCGCCGACGGAGCAGGCCTTCGCCGACCTCCTCGCCGCGCTCAACGTGACGGCCGAAGAGCTCCTTGCGCGGGACGACCTAGATGACATCCTGCTCTACCACGTGGTCGAGGGCGAAGCCTTCGCCTCGGACCTCAGCGACGGGCAGGTGCTCACTACGCTCGGCGGCGGCACGCTGACCGTCGACATTACCGGCAGCACCGTCTCGCTCGTCGGGGCCAACAATACCGTCACCGTCGTGGTGCCGAACGTGGACGTGTCGAATGGCGTCATCCACGCCATCGACGCCGTGCTCCTGCCGTAG
- a CDS encoding carboxypeptidase regulatory-like domain-containing protein produces MLLRRCALVLLTCLALPAQAQEAAYSLALRDVPLEQALEELVALTDISLVYGDEIGAERTFCRRTDASAEALLRCIVESAGLDFYQLSSGTYVVIERAEQVPQYGSLAGIVVDGDTGEPLPGASVLLADASAGMAANAAGMFTFSALEPGPYRVTASFIGYEPVAERVWVPADGRARHRIALRPKPFAASPVVVDGLQQRAPSALPGQSDLSAAESQAATLGPADAARSARTLLGIADRPLLADLSIQGGEAGEHVTTLDGAPVFDPVSLGRVLTAFSPLAVERLTVRKAGFGAAHGSYTAGVVEIDQALGNGPLAATAQLDPYSANVHVGGGSANVAAMAAARTSLWSLYRPGTLDAALRHWNDIDPLLISVATPSGGASDELTFQPHRHGSDVAFTDLHAAVRVKLGPFRTLRASAYRGSNEVETELLAAGFGAAESPEQLTLSRDRYRWTNTTGRVRVESLLGARALGYAGVRASHHTLAHGYQALDAADIGYAPETGSISDFETALRDALAAEPLPDDGNRFTEWVAEAGLDYSLSPTHLVEVGVEGAVVDHAFHLDNPYLRPLRSASTLGRVAAFVTDRVHVSRRTTLEAGLRMTWVPDRAAVYAEPRVALRYDAERGPVGPYAVRLAAGLYRQFVNQFDVTSVGPSAIVPSVRFWLPVDASLMPPRALHLAAEGFAAPAAGWTVRGETYYKHLPHLLALDYGALLDHSASFEADAAQASFIGAARGFAYGGGARLERETGRVRLGLGYDYSYSRRTFPSRFDGRTQPAPWNQPHRLQLSADLDLGTGFVTRLRGRGVWGRTWGYRQAYYDFLAFHGNGGEIGLPEERALPALYEVDLGVGYSRRVAGTSVALTVDVLNVLDRANVLDYSLRPVGEGFEAVARTGLGIQPVVTLRVGL; encoded by the coding sequence ATGCTTCTCCGCCGCTGCGCCCTCGTCCTGCTGACGTGCCTCGCCCTCCCGGCGCAGGCGCAGGAGGCGGCGTATTCCCTCGCGCTCCGCGACGTACCGCTGGAGCAGGCGCTCGAAGAACTCGTCGCGCTCACCGACATCAGCCTCGTCTACGGCGACGAGATCGGCGCCGAACGGACGTTCTGCCGCCGGACGGACGCCAGCGCCGAAGCGCTCCTTCGCTGCATCGTCGAGAGCGCGGGACTCGACTTTTACCAGCTCTCGTCGGGCACGTACGTCGTTATTGAGCGCGCCGAGCAGGTTCCGCAGTACGGCAGCCTCGCGGGCATCGTCGTGGACGGCGACACGGGCGAGCCGCTGCCGGGCGCGAGCGTGCTCCTCGCCGATGCCTCGGCAGGCATGGCGGCGAACGCGGCGGGGATGTTCACGTTCTCGGCGCTCGAACCGGGGCCGTACCGCGTGACGGCGTCGTTCATCGGATACGAGCCGGTGGCGGAGCGCGTGTGGGTGCCGGCCGACGGGCGGGCGCGCCATCGAATCGCGCTCCGGCCGAAGCCGTTCGCCGCGTCGCCCGTCGTCGTGGACGGGTTGCAGCAACGGGCGCCGTCCGCGCTCCCCGGCCAGTCCGACCTCTCCGCCGCCGAGTCGCAGGCCGCCACGCTCGGCCCGGCCGACGCCGCCCGCAGCGCCCGCACGCTCCTCGGCATCGCCGACCGCCCGCTCCTCGCCGACCTCAGCATCCAGGGCGGCGAGGCCGGCGAGCACGTCACCACGCTCGACGGCGCGCCGGTCTTCGACCCCGTCTCGCTCGGACGTGTGCTCACCGCGTTCAGCCCGCTCGCGGTCGAGCGGCTCACCGTGCGGAAGGCGGGCTTCGGCGCGGCGCACGGGAGCTACACGGCGGGCGTGGTCGAGATCGACCAGGCGCTCGGGAACGGCCCGCTCGCGGCCACGGCCCAGCTCGACCCGTACAGCGCGAACGTCCACGTCGGCGGCGGCAGCGCAAACGTGGCGGCGATGGCGGCCGCGCGGACGAGCTTGTGGAGCCTCTACCGGCCCGGCACGCTCGACGCGGCGCTCCGCCACTGGAACGACATCGACCCCCTCCTGATTTCTGTGGCGACGCCGTCCGGCGGAGCGAGCGACGAACTCACCTTCCAGCCGCACCGCCACGGCTCGGACGTAGCGTTCACCGACCTCCACGCGGCGGTCCGCGTCAAGCTCGGCCCGTTCCGTACGCTGCGCGCTTCGGCGTATCGCGGCTCGAACGAAGTAGAGACGGAGCTGTTAGCGGCGGGCTTCGGCGCGGCGGAGAGCCCGGAGCAACTCACGCTCAGCCGCGACCGCTACCGCTGGACGAACACGACCGGGCGGGTCCGGGTCGAGTCGCTCCTCGGCGCGCGGGCGCTCGGATACGCCGGCGTCCGCGCCAGCCACCACACACTCGCTCACGGCTATCAGGCGCTCGACGCGGCCGACATCGGCTATGCGCCGGAGACGGGCTCGATCTCGGATTTCGAGACGGCGCTCCGCGACGCCCTCGCCGCCGAGCCGCTCCCCGACGACGGCAACCGCTTCACCGAGTGGGTCGCCGAGGCCGGGCTCGACTACAGCCTGTCGCCGACGCACCTCGTCGAGGTCGGCGTCGAGGGCGCCGTCGTGGATCACGCCTTCCACCTCGACAATCCCTACCTCCGGCCGCTGCGGAGCGCGAGCACGCTCGGCCGCGTCGCCGCCTTCGTCACCGACCGCGTCCATGTTTCGCGCCGGACGACGCTCGAAGCCGGGCTTCGGATGACGTGGGTGCCGGACCGCGCCGCCGTCTACGCCGAGCCGCGCGTCGCCCTCCGCTACGATGCCGAGCGCGGCCCCGTCGGGCCGTACGCCGTACGCCTCGCCGCCGGGCTCTACCGCCAGTTCGTGAACCAGTTCGACGTGACGAGCGTGGGGCCGAGCGCGATCGTGCCGAGCGTACGGTTCTGGCTGCCCGTCGATGCGAGCCTCATGCCGCCGCGCGCGCTCCACCTCGCCGCCGAGGGGTTCGCCGCGCCCGCGGCCGGGTGGACGGTCCGGGGCGAGACGTATTACAAGCACCTCCCGCACCTCCTCGCGCTCGACTACGGCGCGCTCCTTGATCACAGCGCCAGCTTCGAAGCCGACGCCGCCCAGGCCTCGTTCATCGGCGCGGCGCGCGGATTCGCGTACGGCGGCGGCGCCCGGCTCGAACGCGAGACAGGCCGCGTCCGCCTCGGCCTCGGCTACGACTACAGCTACTCCCGCCGCACCTTCCCGTCCCGCTTCGACGGGCGCACGCAGCCGGCGCCGTGGAACCAGCCGCACCGCCTCCAACTCAGCGCCGACCTCGACCTCGGCACCGGGTTCGTGACGCGGCTGCGCGGGCGCGGCGTGTGGGGCCGGACGTGGGGCTACCGGCAGGCGTACTACGACTTCCTCGCGTTCCACGGCAACGGCGGCGAGATCGGGCTGCCGGAGGAGCGCGCCCTCCCCGCGCTCTACGAGGTCGACCTCGGCGTGGGCTACAGCCGCCGCGTGGCGGGCACGAGCGTGGCGCTCACCGTCGACGTGCTCAACGTGCTCGACCGGGCGAACGTGCTCGACTACAGCCTGCGGCCGGTTGGGGAAGGGTTCGAGGCCGTAGCGCGGACCGGGCTCGGGATCCAGCCCGTCGTCACGCTGCGGGTCGGGCTCTGA
- a CDS encoding FecR domain-containing protein produces the protein MKKRTPIPPELDARLRDEPDAAELARVWDLLGEAAPEPSDADGAAWDRLRAATLDAPASRRTADRAADRAPRRSERRRVRILAPVLAALLAVAGWVYLSAPVSVTAPAGSFTTVALPDGSTVELNSGSAIEYPRAFWRLPFIAAETRAVRLVGEAYFDVETDGRPFVVETADARVRVLGTAFNVRTRDGSTVVTVAEGRVQVDGTAAAEAVVLDAGERARVVGGVPTVEASGVAQALAWRSRGFAAQGVPLAAVLAELERRFAVEITLNAPDAAGDTLTLYFPQPTDAEAILRDLCTARDLRYRRTSRGFEVY, from the coding sequence ATGAAGAAGCGCACGCCCATCCCCCCCGAACTCGACGCCCGCCTGCGGGACGAGCCCGACGCCGCCGAACTCGCGCGTGTGTGGGACCTCCTCGGCGAAGCGGCCCCCGAGCCGTCGGACGCCGACGGCGCAGCGTGGGACCGCCTCCGCGCCGCAACGCTCGACGCGCCCGCCAGCCGCCGCACGGCCGACCGGGCTGCCGACCGCGCCCCACGCCGGAGCGAGCGTCGCCGGGTTCGCATCCTCGCGCCGGTGCTCGCCGCTCTGCTCGCCGTGGCGGGCTGGGTCTACCTCAGCGCGCCGGTATCGGTCACGGCACCGGCCGGTTCGTTCACGACCGTCGCCCTCCCCGACGGCTCGACGGTCGAGCTCAACAGCGGCTCGGCCATCGAATATCCCCGCGCGTTCTGGCGGCTCCCGTTCATCGCCGCCGAAACGCGGGCGGTCCGCCTCGTCGGCGAGGCTTATTTCGACGTCGAGACGGACGGGCGGCCGTTCGTCGTCGAGACGGCCGACGCCCGCGTCCGTGTGCTCGGGACCGCGTTCAACGTGCGGACGCGCGACGGCTCGACCGTAGTGACCGTCGCCGAAGGCCGCGTGCAGGTCGACGGCACGGCGGCGGCCGAGGCCGTCGTGCTCGACGCTGGGGAGCGCGCCCGCGTGGTCGGCGGCGTGCCGACGGTCGAGGCCTCAGGCGTAGCGCAGGCCCTCGCGTGGCGGAGCCGAGGCTTCGCCGCGCAGGGTGTCCCGCTCGCCGCCGTCCTCGCCGAACTCGAACGCCGCTTCGCTGTCGAGATCACGCTGAACGCGCCGGACGCCGCAGGCGACACGCTCACGCTCTACTTCCCGCAGCCGACCGACGCCGAGGCGATCCTGCGCGACCTCTGCACGGCGCGCGACCTCCGCTACCGCCGAACCAGCCGGGGCTTCGAGGTGTACTGA
- a CDS encoding RNA polymerase sigma-70 factor, whose translation MRALTLTLPAPAFVSSDPLPDTDPFAAWCRRLAASDPHAFEAVFRATHGALVRYATTYTHDAVAAHDLVQDAFVRIWERRATLDPNRSLKALLYRTVRNLALNRVRDRQTRRDLLTDYDPEVYREPTPDAHAEGRELRRHLDAWIAELPERQREALTLSRFDGLSHDEIADVMEVSPRTVNNHLVKALKYLRDCTAAYEPSLIQR comes from the coding sequence ATGCGCGCCCTCACCCTCACGCTGCCCGCCCCGGCTTTCGTGTCCTCCGATCCGCTCCCCGACACCGACCCGTTCGCCGCCTGGTGCCGACGGCTCGCCGCGTCGGACCCGCACGCCTTCGAGGCCGTGTTCCGCGCCACGCACGGCGCGCTCGTCCGCTACGCCACGACGTACACCCACGATGCGGTGGCGGCGCACGACCTCGTGCAGGACGCCTTCGTCCGCATCTGGGAACGCCGCGCCACGCTCGACCCGAACCGCTCGCTGAAGGCGCTGCTCTACCGGACCGTCCGCAACCTCGCCCTCAACCGCGTCCGCGACCGCCAGACCCGCCGTGACCTCCTCACCGACTACGACCCCGAGGTCTACCGCGAACCGACGCCCGACGCCCACGCCGAGGGCCGCGAGCTCCGCCGCCACCTCGACGCGTGGATCGCGGAACTGCCCGAGCGCCAGCGCGAAGCCCTCACGCTGAGCCGCTTCGACGGCCTCAGCCACGACGAGATCGCCGACGTGATGGAGGTCTCGCCCCGCACCGTCAACAACCACCTCGTGAAAGCCCTCAAGTATTTACGGGACTGTACGGCCGCCTACGAGCCGAGCCTGATCCAGCGATGA
- a CDS encoding amidohydrolase, protein MHSSPVLSIPSAHTDEGFHDLLIELRRHLHQYPEVGFREHETSRYLRACLETYGFEIHGPLAGTGFYLDIEGAHPGPTVAYRTELDALPMQDAKTCAYASTVANMAHLCGHDAHMAVAVGVALLLDERRDALYGTARILFQPNEESTPSGAPRMMADGVLDARPGQRDGAVREIFCIHVDSSLDVGRFGLRTGAITAATAPWEVRITSGGSGHSARPYETVDTVWLATQILNTFYQLPGRIHDARRTAVLTACRFRAGEALNVIPSEVEFGGTLRCVDFDALHFLADKMQAVAEEMGALYDAQIQFDIDDNLPPVVNDAALVETVRDLIVEQHGKAAVHTIPEPSMGGEDFAFYAQEIPGMLLRVGTRSGKETSYPLHHALFDVTEEALPAAAHLMADVIAQRLSIGG, encoded by the coding sequence GTGCATTCCAGTCCCGTCCTCTCGATCCCCTCGGCCCACACCGACGAAGGCTTCCACGATCTGCTGATCGAGCTTCGCCGCCACCTCCACCAGTACCCGGAGGTCGGATTCCGTGAGCACGAGACGTCCCGCTACCTCCGCGCCTGCCTCGAAACCTACGGGTTCGAGATCCACGGCCCCCTCGCCGGGACGGGATTCTACCTCGACATCGAGGGTGCCCATCCCGGCCCGACCGTCGCGTACCGGACCGAGCTCGACGCGCTCCCGATGCAGGACGCGAAGACGTGCGCCTACGCCTCGACCGTCGCCAACATGGCGCACCTCTGCGGTCACGACGCCCACATGGCCGTCGCCGTCGGCGTGGCGCTCCTGCTCGACGAGCGGCGCGACGCCCTCTACGGCACCGCCCGCATCCTCTTCCAGCCGAACGAGGAGAGCACCCCCTCCGGCGCGCCCCGCATGATGGCCGACGGCGTGCTCGACGCTCGACCCGGCCAGCGCGACGGCGCCGTCCGCGAGATCTTTTGCATCCACGTCGACTCCAGCCTCGACGTCGGCCGCTTCGGGCTCCGCACCGGCGCCATTACCGCGGCGACGGCACCGTGGGAGGTCCGAATCACGAGCGGCGGTTCGGGGCATTCCGCCCGGCCGTACGAGACCGTCGACACGGTGTGGCTGGCGACGCAGATCCTCAACACGTTCTACCAGCTCCCCGGTCGCATCCACGACGCGCGCCGCACGGCCGTGCTCACCGCCTGCCGCTTCCGCGCGGGCGAGGCGCTCAACGTCATCCCCTCGGAGGTCGAGTTCGGCGGCACGCTCCGGTGCGTGGACTTCGACGCGCTCCACTTCCTCGCCGACAAGATGCAGGCCGTCGCCGAAGAGATGGGCGCGCTCTACGACGCGCAGATTCAGTTCGACATCGACGACAACCTCCCGCCCGTCGTCAACGACGCCGCGCTCGTCGAGACTGTCCGCGACCTCATCGTGGAGCAGCACGGCAAGGCCGCGGTGCACACGATCCCCGAGCCGAGTATGGGCGGCGAGGACTTCGCGTTCTACGCGCAGGAGATCCCCGGCATGCTCCTCCGCGTCGGCACGCGGAGCGGGAAGGAGACGAGCTACCCGCTCCACCACGCCCTCTTCGACGTGACCGAGGAGGCGCTGCCCGCCGCCGCTCACCTCATGGCCGACGTGATCGCTCAACGCCTGTCCATTGGGGGCTGA